In Vigna unguiculata cultivar IT97K-499-35 chromosome 3, ASM411807v1, whole genome shotgun sequence, a single genomic region encodes these proteins:
- the LOC114175526 gene encoding uncharacterized protein LOC114175526, with protein sequence MAGGRGRRIGANNSADEIAHAIHRLVDAMQPQQVVLPQPAPRPVSMDDFMRHKPAKFNGKATPDDADAWIRECEKIFRVLGCSDEQKLAYATFLLVSDAEYWWVGMQQQMGTREEEVSWENFKKRFLEKYFPDSAKHEREAEFLTLQQGNMTVQAYVNRFEYLARFYTQNITEEWRCRKFERGLRHELLRVLVPLRIREFPLLVEQAKSVEQLEMGPSRVARP encoded by the coding sequence ATGGCTGGTGGAAGAGGTAGAAGAATTGGTGCCAATAACTCAGCTGATGAAATTGCCCATGCTATTCACCGATTGGTTGACGCTATGCAGCCGCAACAGGTGGTGCTACCACAGCCTGCACCACGACCTGTCAGCATGGACGATTTCATGAGGCACAAACCAGCCAAATTCAATGGCAAGGCCACTCCTGATGACGCAGATGCGTGGATCAGGGAGTGCGAGAAGATATTCCGTGTACTAGGCTGCTCAGATGAACAGAAGCTGGCCTATGCCACCTTTCTCTTGGTGAGTGATGCAGAATACTGGTGGGTTGGCATGCAGCAACAGATGGGAACTAGGGAGGAGGAAGTGAGCTGGGAGAATTTCAAAAAGAGATTCCTGGAAAAGTATTTTCCAGATAGTGCTAAACATGAGAGGGAGGCTGAGTTCTTGACCTTACAGCAGGGCAATATGACTGTACAGGCTTACGTTAACCGATTTGAATATCTGGCGCGGTTTTACACACAAAATATCACAGAGGAATGGCGTTGTCGAAAATTTGAGAGGGGTCTACGACATGAACTGCTTAGGGTTCTGGTGCCACTCAGGATCCGAGAGTTTCCCCTCTTAGTGGAACAAGCGAAAAGTGTGGAACAATTAGAGATGGGGCCTAGTCGAGTAGCCAGACCGTAG